In Chryseobacterium lactis, a single genomic region encodes these proteins:
- a CDS encoding MFS transporter: MKNFNIKAVLFLNYFVFAILLNSVGTVILQVQQNFGISKSSASVLEGFKDLPIAICSFILASFLPKIGIKKSMLIALFLVSCMCFVMPFANAFWFFKILFTIVGVSFALIKISVFTSIGLVTETDKEHSSFMGFLEGFFMIGVLAGNVLFSLYIDDHNPRSTHWLNVYWILGVLSTLSFLFLFFSRLNEKDAKSEKTDLWGDLRNSASLFSYKKVLCFLLCAFLFVLVEQSFQTWTPTFYKEILKVPTSMSIQAGAVLAGAFALGRFLSGFFSKKFSWIYVVSFCVIGFAISLLLVLPLTHNINIDTQTNWLNAPLVVYIFPLMGGLLAPIYPSINSVILASIPKYLHSAMSGLIVVFSAIGGTIGSIITGFVFQEFSGQQAFYLSLIPLSLLITSAVFMNKLKINAKK, from the coding sequence TAAATTATTTTGTTTTCGCAATTCTTTTGAATTCTGTGGGAACGGTTATTTTGCAGGTACAGCAAAATTTCGGAATTTCAAAATCTTCAGCCAGCGTGCTGGAGGGATTTAAAGATCTTCCGATTGCTATTTGTTCGTTTATTCTGGCTTCATTTCTTCCAAAAATCGGGATTAAGAAATCCATGCTCATTGCATTGTTTCTGGTAAGCTGCATGTGTTTTGTGATGCCTTTTGCCAATGCTTTTTGGTTTTTTAAAATATTATTTACCATTGTTGGGGTTTCTTTTGCTTTGATTAAAATCTCAGTTTTCACTTCTATCGGGCTGGTTACCGAAACCGATAAGGAACATTCCAGCTTCATGGGATTTTTGGAAGGCTTTTTTATGATCGGAGTATTGGCAGGAAATGTTTTATTCAGTTTATATATTGATGATCATAATCCGAGGTCGACGCATTGGTTGAATGTGTACTGGATCCTGGGTGTACTTTCAACACTATCTTTTTTATTCCTGTTCTTTTCCAGATTAAATGAAAAAGATGCAAAAAGTGAAAAGACCGATTTATGGGGAGATTTAAGAAACAGTGCAAGCCTGTTCAGCTATAAAAAAGTATTATGTTTTTTATTGTGTGCCTTCCTTTTTGTACTGGTAGAGCAAAGTTTTCAAACCTGGACACCTACATTTTATAAAGAAATTCTAAAAGTACCAACTTCAATGAGTATTCAGGCAGGAGCCGTATTAGCGGGAGCCTTTGCGTTAGGACGATTTTTATCAGGATTCTTTTCGAAAAAATTCAGCTGGATCTATGTGGTTTCTTTTTGTGTAATCGGTTTTGCGATCAGTTTATTATTGGTTCTTCCATTGACACATAACATCAACATAGATACCCAGACAAATTGGTTGAATGCTCCTTTGGTGGTATACATATTCCCTTTGATGGGTGGCTTACTGGCACCTATTTATCCGAGTATTAATTCAGTGATTCTGGCCTCAATTCCCAAATATTTGCATAGTGCAATGTCCGGATTGATCGTTGTCTTTTCTGCGATTGGAGGAACGATAGGTTCTATTATTACCGGTTTTGTATTTCAGGAATTTAGTGGCCAACAGGCTTTTTACCTTTCCTTAATCCCACTTTCATTATTGATTACATCGGCCGTTTTC